A genomic segment from uncultured Desulfuromonas sp. encodes:
- a CDS encoding glycosyltransferase: MRVLHIAYQQLRRYGKTRVSWAQKLTSGLIKNDHCVQVFSDRDVAAFEAPFGWRDLGRSKANRRLLEMVEAFEPDLVIAGHCDIISNETLNAIRQLRPGVILAHCNNDPLFVPENVEKIKHRAEVVDAVFVSTGRCELFLFENTKARFYHMPNPVDPAVESFNNAVKTDLSIDLLFCSNSDDFTKRLEMVGRLKEALAPEMNFKTFGSFGEAPVWGRDYDRALSETKMGLNLNRQEGFYWYSSARMAQLAGNGILQFTHSGPRFDELLPAESVVYFTEEGDLLEKIRQFQADDAMRRAWAGRAREFFHQEINNTLYAQYILEASLLQPFSHDYVWARDIRIDGTLK, encoded by the coding sequence ATGCGTGTGTTGCATATCGCCTATCAACAACTTCGCCGCTACGGCAAAACCCGGGTGAGTTGGGCGCAAAAGCTGACCAGTGGTTTGATCAAGAACGATCATTGCGTCCAGGTGTTCAGTGATCGTGATGTCGCCGCCTTTGAAGCACCCTTCGGCTGGCGTGACCTTGGTCGCAGCAAGGCCAATCGTCGTCTGTTGGAGATGGTGGAGGCGTTTGAGCCGGATCTGGTGATTGCCGGTCATTGCGATATCATCAGCAATGAAACCCTGAATGCGATCAGGCAGCTGCGGCCGGGTGTGATCCTGGCGCATTGCAATAACGATCCGTTGTTTGTGCCGGAGAATGTCGAAAAAATCAAACATCGCGCCGAAGTCGTAGATGCTGTCTTTGTTTCAACCGGTCGCTGTGAGTTGTTTCTGTTTGAAAATACGAAAGCACGGTTTTATCACATGCCCAACCCGGTTGATCCGGCGGTGGAGAGTTTTAACAATGCCGTAAAAACCGATTTATCGATTGATCTATTGTTCTGTAGCAACAGCGATGATTTCACCAAGCGCCTGGAGATGGTTGGTCGCTTAAAAGAAGCCCTTGCACCAGAGATGAATTTCAAGACCTTTGGCAGCTTTGGCGAAGCACCGGTGTGGGGGCGTGATTACGACCGCGCCCTGTCGGAGACCAAAATGGGGCTGAATCTGAATCGCCAGGAAGGCTTCTACTGGTATTCCTCTGCCCGTATGGCGCAATTGGCCGGCAATGGGATTTTACAATTCACCCATAGTGGTCCGCGTTTTGATGAATTGCTGCCCGCTGAATCCGTCGTTTATTTTACGGAGGAAGGAGATTTGCTGGAGAAAATTCGCCAGTTTCAGGCGGATGATGCCATGCGTCGTGCCTGGGCGGGGCGGGCGAGGGAATTCTTCCATCAGGAGATCAACAACACCCTGTACGCACAATATATTCTTGAGGCGTCCCTGTTGCAGCCGTTCAGCCATGATTACGTTTGGGCGCGTGATATTCGCATTGACGGTACCCTGAAGTGA
- a CDS encoding Trm112 family protein, whose amino-acid sequence MDQDLLQWLVCPKCKGGVELDQDEKLLCETCSVRYPVRDGLPVMLIDEAEKVELATS is encoded by the coding sequence ATGGATCAGGATTTGTTGCAATGGTTGGTCTGCCCTAAATGCAAAGGGGGCGTTGAACTGGATCAAGACGAAAAATTACTGTGCGAAACCTGCAGTGTCCGCTATCCGGTTCGTGATGGTCTGCCGGTGATGCTGATTGATGAAGCCGAAAAAGTGGAGTTGGCAACGTCGTGA
- the waaC gene encoding lipopolysaccharide heptosyltransferase I: MKILIVKMSALGDVIHALPVLRYLHRIYPEAEIDWVVEDPFVPVLSAHPDIHELLTVRTKYWRTLPTMTMLNKAWKFIRRLRRDRYDVVLDLQGNSKSGLFTLMSRADQKYGFDRQGVREWPNLLATNHRVALAASDHHIAQRALAIARAAFPGDTDVPLAGPLPVDDGARCRVADQVAAAGIDQPLVIFHYGTTWATKLWNVECWQQLAGRLLDSFGVRPVLTWGNDEERQAAEAISAATSGQALVWPRGTLPELVALLAQADLVVGGDTGPIHIAAAVGTPTVSLFRVTDAERNGPQGAAHRRLQSSLPCAMCLRKHCDQDAQCSRSISVDDVFAAICELLPTARSTRQSDEREQHEGNHLRTSASAY, translated from the coding sequence ATGAAGATACTGATCGTCAAGATGAGCGCTTTAGGAGACGTTATCCATGCGCTTCCGGTGTTGCGTTATCTTCACCGGATTTATCCCGAGGCTGAAATCGATTGGGTCGTTGAAGATCCCTTTGTCCCCGTGCTGTCTGCACACCCGGATATTCATGAGCTGCTCACGGTGCGTACCAAATACTGGCGGACGCTGCCGACCATGACGATGCTGAACAAAGCGTGGAAATTTATCCGTCGTCTGCGTCGGGATCGTTACGATGTGGTGCTCGATCTTCAGGGCAACAGTAAAAGTGGACTGTTTACCCTGATGAGCCGTGCTGACCAGAAGTATGGGTTTGATCGTCAGGGCGTGCGCGAATGGCCGAATCTGCTGGCGACGAACCATCGGGTTGCACTGGCCGCATCCGACCATCATATCGCTCAGCGTGCTCTGGCGATTGCTCGTGCGGCGTTTCCCGGCGATACGGATGTTCCTTTGGCCGGACCTCTGCCCGTGGACGATGGCGCACGCTGTCGCGTTGCAGATCAGGTGGCGGCAGCTGGCATTGATCAGCCACTGGTGATCTTTCATTATGGTACGACCTGGGCGACCAAACTGTGGAATGTGGAATGCTGGCAGCAGCTCGCCGGTCGTCTGTTGGACTCCTTTGGCGTCAGGCCGGTGTTGACTTGGGGTAATGACGAGGAACGCCAGGCTGCCGAGGCGATCAGTGCTGCGACGTCCGGGCAGGCCCTTGTCTGGCCGCGTGGGACCTTGCCGGAGCTGGTCGCACTTCTGGCTCAGGCCGATCTCGTGGTCGGTGGCGACACCGGCCCCATCCATATTGCCGCTGCCGTTGGAACTCCGACCGTGTCGCTGTTCCGTGTGACCGATGCAGAGCGAAATGGTCCGCAAGGGGCGGCGCATCGTCGCTTGCAGAGCTCCCTGCCCTGTGCTATGTGTCTACGCAAACACTGTGATCAGGATGCCCAATGCTCGCGATCTATTTCGGTCGACGATGTCTTTGCCGCGATCTGTGAATTATTGCCCACAGCGCGTTCAACCCGTCAAAGTGATGAAAGAGAACAACATGAAGGAAATCATTTGCGGACATCTGCGTCAGCATATTGA
- a CDS encoding NAD-dependent epimerase/dehydratase family protein encodes MKYLVTGAAGFIGMHVTLALLAQGHDVVGIDNLNSYYTPALKQYRLDQLAAYRHFKFVALDLADRQGMAQLFKTEAFQQVVHLAAQAGVRHSLTAPFDYVDSNLVGMMTVLEGCRHHKVEHLVFASSSSVYGMQHQVPFRETDCVDFPVSLYAATKKSCELMAHSYAHLYHLPITALRFFTVYGPAGRPDMAPWMFTEAILKGKPIKVFNQGKMKRDFTYIDDVIHSVVRIAQCVPCADCAEAGTHAPYQLFNVGNHHPVELLDFIETIEQCCGRTAEKIFMPMQPGDVMQTHADVQRLETATGYQPNTSIAQGIGRFVDWYLHDGEKFSC; translated from the coding sequence ATGAAATACTTGGTGACTGGAGCAGCAGGATTTATCGGTATGCATGTGACGCTGGCTTTGCTGGCGCAAGGGCATGACGTTGTTGGTATCGATAATTTAAATTCATATTACACTCCCGCTCTCAAACAATATCGCCTCGATCAACTGGCGGCATATCGTCATTTCAAGTTTGTTGCGTTGGATTTGGCGGATCGACAGGGGATGGCACAGTTGTTTAAAACTGAGGCGTTTCAGCAGGTCGTTCATCTCGCTGCCCAGGCTGGCGTCCGGCATTCGCTGACAGCGCCCTTTGATTATGTGGATAGCAACCTCGTCGGCATGATGACTGTGCTGGAAGGCTGTCGCCATCACAAGGTGGAGCATCTTGTTTTTGCCTCTTCGAGTTCTGTCTATGGCATGCAGCATCAGGTTCCGTTTCGTGAAACGGACTGTGTTGACTTCCCGGTTTCTCTTTATGCGGCGACAAAAAAATCCTGTGAACTGATGGCGCATTCTTATGCGCATCTTTATCATTTGCCGATAACCGCCCTGCGTTTTTTTACGGTGTACGGACCAGCTGGTCGCCCGGATATGGCTCCCTGGATGTTTACTGAGGCCATTCTAAAGGGGAAGCCTATCAAGGTTTTTAACCAGGGCAAGATGAAGAGGGACTTTACCTACATTGATGACGTGATTCACAGTGTTGTACGCATTGCGCAATGTGTGCCGTGCGCAGATTGCGCTGAGGCTGGAACCCATGCCCCCTATCAGCTGTTTAACGTTGGCAATCATCACCCGGTTGAGCTGTTGGATTTTATTGAAACCATTGAGCAGTGCTGTGGCCGTACGGCCGAGAAAATTTTTATGCCCATGCAGCCTGGAGACGTGATGCAAACCCATGCGGATGTTCAACGTCTGGAAACCGCCACCGGCTATCAACCCAACACGTCAATAGCCCAAGGTATCGGCCGGTTTGTTGATTGGTATCTTCATGATGGCGAGAAATTTTCTTGCTGA
- the waaF gene encoding lipopolysaccharide heptosyltransferase II produces MTCRSLRSLQPKRIVVRGTNWIGDAVMTTPALSALRVAYPESEIVMLANPLVAELFRVHPAIDRVMVYDRKGAHKGISGFFSMAAELRRERFDLAVLLQNAIEAALLAFVARIPCRAGYTTDGRRLLLTAPVPVSQADKRLHHTSYYLELLRRLDIEGGDGRLCLAVNADEQSWAKSVVGEDPVIAVNPGAAYGSAKRWIPERFAAVADQLAQRYQARIVLTGGPGEKEIGRDIASAMHHDVINMVGQTSVRQMMALLANSRLLVTNDSGPMHVASAFDIPIVAVFGSTDHTTTCPASERVRIVRKETDCAPCLLRQCPTDHRCMTAIEAQDVFSAACALLDGTP; encoded by the coding sequence GTGACCTGTCGTTCATTGAGGTCGTTGCAGCCGAAGCGGATTGTCGTGCGGGGAACTAATTGGATTGGTGACGCTGTTATGACGACTCCGGCTCTGTCTGCCTTGCGGGTAGCATATCCCGAGAGTGAAATTGTCATGCTCGCCAACCCGTTGGTGGCAGAGCTGTTCCGTGTTCACCCGGCGATTGATCGCGTCATGGTCTATGATCGCAAAGGCGCCCATAAAGGCATAAGCGGTTTCTTCTCTATGGCTGCTGAATTGCGTCGCGAGAGATTTGATCTTGCCGTGTTGCTGCAGAATGCTATCGAAGCGGCTCTCCTCGCCTTTGTGGCACGGATACCATGCCGTGCCGGTTACACGACCGATGGCCGACGTCTGTTGCTGACCGCTCCGGTTCCCGTTTCGCAGGCGGACAAGCGACTGCATCATACGTCCTATTATCTGGAGCTGCTGCGCCGTTTGGACATTGAAGGGGGCGACGGTCGTTTATGTCTGGCCGTCAATGCGGATGAGCAGTCCTGGGCGAAATCGGTCGTCGGTGAAGACCCGGTGATTGCGGTGAATCCCGGTGCGGCCTACGGCTCGGCTAAACGCTGGATACCGGAACGTTTTGCGGCGGTAGCCGATCAACTGGCACAGCGCTATCAGGCGCGCATTGTTCTGACCGGCGGCCCTGGGGAAAAAGAGATTGGTCGTGATATTGCTTCGGCCATGCACCATGACGTGATCAATATGGTCGGCCAGACCAGCGTACGGCAAATGATGGCTCTTCTTGCCAACAGCCGTTTGCTGGTGACCAATGACTCCGGACCGATGCATGTGGCGTCAGCGTTTGATATTCCGATTGTGGCCGTTTTTGGCTCGACGGATCACACAACAACCTGCCCGGCATCCGAACGGGTGCGTATTGTGCGCAAAGAGACGGATTGTGCGCCCTGTCTGCTCAGGCAATGTCCGACGGACCATCGCTGTATGACGGCCATTGAAGCGCAGGATGTGTTTAGCGCCGCTTGTGCTTTGTTGGATGGCACACCATGA
- a CDS encoding ELM1/GtrOC1 family putative glycosyltransferase, whose product MKKIVVLMSKNHGSNQQLLSIARHVYSGYNLQKTTVGLISHAPILFPVYHGVIRTCKTLGGDHPVSRFLKRFILRNHPLQLNEGDIILAKTGRYEFPAQLLAAGSRAQTIYIGQPRRLNSNAFDCLVATPSTPSRTHHIFLDILPTPFSYNEFCALSPPRDRTLWAMLLGGNARGFSYDESTWTQLIDSMIQLAGTHHIRWRISTSPRTGREIETLLKLRFSTEKDSLAELVCWGDQQRKSVQDCLVGTDMAFVTEDSASMLCEALNSRLPIISIRPDAAGHNTLTTPLAEHHQLKGSLLRMTCSQLTAIDIPSWRNRQFSPLRQCWTEQWRKQIPAPNHKNSPSWSLYAPD is encoded by the coding sequence GTGAAAAAAATTGTCGTTCTGATGTCCAAAAACCACGGCAGCAATCAACAGCTGCTCAGCATTGCCAGACATGTGTACAGTGGCTACAACCTGCAAAAAACCACTGTCGGCCTCATTTCTCATGCACCGATTCTGTTTCCCGTGTATCACGGCGTCATTCGAACCTGCAAAACCCTTGGCGGCGACCACCCGGTCAGCCGTTTTCTCAAACGATTCATCTTGCGTAACCATCCGTTACAGCTCAATGAAGGCGATATCATCCTGGCAAAAACCGGACGTTATGAATTCCCCGCGCAACTGCTTGCCGCCGGAAGCCGGGCGCAGACGATCTATATTGGCCAACCCCGTCGTTTGAACAGCAACGCATTTGATTGTCTTGTCGCCACACCGTCAACACCGTCACGGACACACCACATATTCTTGGATATTCTCCCCACACCCTTTTCCTACAACGAGTTTTGCGCTCTCTCTCCGCCTCGCGATCGAACCCTTTGGGCCATGTTGTTGGGCGGTAACGCCAGAGGTTTTTCCTATGACGAGAGCACCTGGACTCAGCTGATTGACAGTATGATCCAGCTGGCCGGAACACATCACATCCGCTGGCGCATCTCCACATCTCCCCGCACTGGACGTGAAATTGAAACGCTGCTCAAGCTACGTTTTAGCACCGAAAAGGACAGCCTGGCCGAGTTGGTCTGTTGGGGAGACCAACAACGCAAGTCAGTACAGGACTGTCTGGTAGGGACAGATATGGCCTTCGTAACCGAAGACAGCGCATCCATGCTCTGTGAAGCGCTAAACAGCCGCCTACCCATCATCAGCATTCGTCCGGACGCAGCAGGCCATAACACTCTGACGACCCCGCTGGCTGAGCATCATCAGTTGAAAGGAAGCTTACTGCGCATGACCTGCAGCCAGCTCACAGCCATTGACATTCCCTCATGGCGCAACAGACAATTTTCACCACTCCGCCAGTGCTGGACCGAACAATGGCGCAAACAGATACCAGCGCCAAATCACAAAAACTCTCCATCCTGGAGTCTTTATGCGCCTGATTAA
- the gmhA gene encoding D-sedoheptulose 7-phosphate isomerase, translated as MKEIICGHLRQHIEVFEQIVLPLAPQVASVAEALCSALKQGRKVLVMGNGGSAADAQHLAAELVGRFLKNRAALPAIALTTDTSILTAVANDFGYDTVFSRQVEALAHPGDVVIGISTSGNSPNVLEGLRVAAEQGCVTVALTGRDGGTMANVVDLPLTIGAQDTPRIQEAHLTLIHILCDLVERTLFTD; from the coding sequence ATGAAGGAAATCATTTGCGGACATCTGCGTCAGCATATTGAAGTTTTTGAACAAATTGTGCTGCCACTGGCTCCTCAGGTGGCGTCTGTCGCCGAAGCCCTGTGCTCGGCACTGAAACAAGGCCGGAAGGTTCTGGTGATGGGCAATGGCGGGTCTGCTGCTGATGCTCAGCATTTGGCGGCAGAACTGGTCGGGAGGTTTCTTAAAAACCGCGCCGCCTTGCCGGCCATCGCCCTGACCACGGATACGTCGATCCTCACCGCAGTAGCCAATGATTTTGGTTACGATACTGTTTTCAGTCGACAGGTGGAGGCGTTGGCACACCCTGGAGATGTCGTGATCGGTATTTCAACCAGTGGCAATTCTCCCAATGTCCTTGAAGGGTTGCGTGTCGCTGCGGAGCAGGGCTGTGTCACTGTTGCCCTGACCGGTCGTGATGGCGGCACCATGGCGAATGTTGTCGACTTGCCCCTGACCATTGGCGCTCAGGATACGCCTCGTATTCAGGAGGCTCATCTGACCCTCATTCATATCCTCTGCGACCTGGTCGAAAGAACCCTGTTCACTGATTAA
- a CDS encoding O-antigen ligase family protein, translating into MMEVLREENSKLSYWILIMLFGLWLLFFPLQGAVYQATIYLLPLTCLLLEECRAVLKTFLSVYRHLIVLLLLPGVVSFGRYLLAGHGEGCFFADFETLFRYLWRFLFFALVAASTVKVLNISSRQLLSGLVSSAALHCLWALVSSRADIVLFFEGQTDLRLMGALDSPNEFGLLMALGAVATLRLLMDKQKKITAVFQTILLAGCLIAMFLSQSRGAWLALAVGLGLFALCLYRDNVKMSGWAWGMTIGFLLITLWLLGQNDYLRERLELFCSDPARMMIWKHFMSVWRQHFWWGVYSLDGMGVGNASGICLYKNPHSIFLDVAVRTGVLGLSVLVFFWGFCLKTFWRSSQRLIVLPVAGMVLCGGLFSWSLYAKTFTQSLYALVLIFLFSDRAMSVSQPPAQREE; encoded by the coding sequence ATGATGGAAGTTCTACGTGAAGAAAACAGCAAGCTGTCTTACTGGATTCTTATAATGCTCTTTGGCTTGTGGTTGCTGTTCTTCCCGTTGCAGGGGGCGGTTTATCAGGCGACGATTTATCTGCTGCCTCTGACGTGCCTGCTGCTTGAAGAGTGCCGGGCTGTGTTGAAAACCTTCCTGTCTGTTTATCGTCACCTTATCGTTCTTCTGCTGCTGCCAGGTGTTGTTTCTTTTGGCCGATACCTGCTCGCTGGACACGGGGAGGGCTGTTTCTTCGCTGACTTTGAGACCTTGTTCCGTTATTTATGGCGTTTTCTCTTTTTTGCTCTGGTCGCTGCTTCAACGGTAAAGGTGCTCAATATTTCCAGTCGTCAGCTGTTGTCAGGGCTTGTTTCTTCGGCTGCTTTGCATTGTCTTTGGGCGCTGGTTTCAAGTCGTGCGGATATTGTTCTTTTTTTTGAAGGGCAAACGGACTTGCGGCTTATGGGGGCACTGGACAGTCCCAATGAGTTTGGTTTGCTGATGGCATTGGGTGCGGTGGCGACTTTGCGGCTATTGATGGACAAGCAAAAGAAGATCACAGCTGTTTTCCAGACGATCCTGTTGGCGGGATGTCTCATCGCCATGTTTCTCTCGCAAAGCCGCGGGGCCTGGTTGGCTCTGGCTGTCGGTCTGGGACTGTTTGCGCTCTGTCTGTATCGGGACAATGTGAAGATGAGCGGCTGGGCATGGGGCATGACCATAGGTTTTCTTTTAATCACGCTATGGTTGCTCGGACAGAACGATTATCTGCGCGAACGTCTCGAGCTGTTTTGTTCCGACCCTGCCCGGATGATGATCTGGAAGCATTTTATGTCGGTTTGGAGGCAGCATTTTTGGTGGGGCGTCTACAGTCTCGACGGGATGGGGGTCGGCAATGCATCGGGAATCTGTTTGTATAAAAATCCTCACAGTATCTTTCTCGATGTTGCTGTGAGAACGGGTGTGCTCGGGCTGTCTGTTTTGGTTTTTTTCTGGGGGTTCTGTCTAAAGACTTTTTGGCGTTCGTCACAACGACTCATTGTGTTGCCTGTTGCTGGAATGGTTTTGTGCGGCGGATTGTTCAGCTGGTCTCTTTACGCTAAAACATTCACCCAGTCACTTTACGCGCTGGTGTTGATATTTCTTTTTTCCGACAGGGCCATGTCGGTATCACAACCTCCGGCACAGCGGGAGGAGTGA
- a CDS encoding glycosyltransferase: MTSSPRVAQVLAGAAQGGAENFYVRLVQGLFDSGAIEQKAFIRRHAHRLEALSCHGLDVEGFRFGGPLNFLDRHRFVRDLNAFRPDIVMTWMNRASGQTPRGPYRLVCRLGHYYNLKYYRHADYWVGISKGICDHLIRGGMLSQRVVHIPNFADETPVSALSRESFGTRPDQPLILAAGRLHINKGFDTLLQALAQLPEVVLWLAGSGPEELSLKRLARELNVETRVRFLGWRDDVTALMKTADLFVCPSRHEGLGSIVMESWAHQCPIVATNSQGPGEVIDDGVTGVLVPVDQPRPLAEALGRLLDDVSGRQQLVDAAYAHYRKNYSKAVIVRQYETFYSEILS, from the coding sequence ATGACCTCTTCGCCACGCGTTGCCCAAGTGCTTGCCGGTGCCGCACAGGGCGGCGCCGAGAATTTTTATGTCCGCCTGGTTCAGGGTCTGTTCGATTCCGGCGCCATTGAACAAAAAGCTTTTATCCGCCGTCATGCCCACCGACTTGAGGCACTGTCTTGCCATGGGCTTGATGTGGAAGGGTTTCGCTTTGGCGGCCCGCTGAACTTTTTGGACCGCCATCGTTTTGTTCGTGACCTTAACGCTTTCCGACCGGATATTGTCATGACCTGGATGAATCGGGCCAGCGGTCAGACCCCGCGTGGACCGTATCGACTGGTGTGTCGTCTGGGCCACTACTACAATCTTAAATATTATCGCCATGCGGATTACTGGGTGGGGATTTCCAAAGGGATTTGTGATCATCTGATTCGTGGCGGCATGCTGTCGCAACGGGTGGTGCATATCCCCAATTTCGCCGATGAAACGCCGGTATCCGCGCTTTCAAGGGAATCGTTTGGGACACGCCCTGATCAGCCGCTTATTCTCGCGGCGGGGCGTCTGCACATCAATAAAGGGTTCGATACGCTGTTGCAGGCGTTGGCGCAACTGCCGGAGGTCGTGTTGTGGCTGGCCGGTTCTGGCCCGGAAGAGCTCTCTTTAAAGCGTCTGGCCCGTGAGCTCAATGTTGAGACTCGGGTCCGTTTTCTCGGTTGGCGTGATGATGTCACGGCATTGATGAAAACAGCGGATCTGTTTGTCTGTCCGTCTCGCCATGAAGGCCTTGGTTCGATTGTCATGGAATCCTGGGCACACCAGTGCCCGATTGTCGCCACAAACTCACAGGGGCCGGGCGAGGTGATTGACGATGGTGTGACCGGAGTGCTGGTGCCGGTGGATCAACCGCGACCGCTTGCCGAGGCGCTTGGGCGATTGCTTGACGATGTTTCCGGACGACAACAGTTGGTCGATGCCGCTTACGCCCATTATCGCAAAAACTACAGCAAGGCTGTCATCGTCCGCCAGTATGAGACGTTTTATTCCGAGATCCTGTCCTGA
- a CDS encoding glycosyltransferase — protein sequence MKLMQILLSQSEAGAETYFEKVAAAFAQDQSVQQRLIIEALPSREDRLRRSGVDFRTLPMDRVGKFLFYNHHLKREVRRFAPDLIVTWVNRASRKCPPTSAVVVGRLGGYYAIENYRKCDHLIVNTPDLVRHVVSHGWPQDNVSMISNFGELPQTLEVPESLPTIAEGHRVLLTLGRLHEKKAQDVLIRALPQIPQTTLLIAGNGELEASLRELAESVGVTSRVHFLGLRKDIRALFELADVCVFPSRFEPLGNVVLEAWATRTPIVAAASQGPSWLIEHDQNGLLFEVDAVDQCADQVNRLLADPSLADRLVSEGWQKFSAEFSMEVIIDRYKTLFGTLVERGKS from the coding sequence ATGAAACTGATGCAGATTCTTTTGTCGCAGTCCGAAGCGGGCGCGGAGACCTATTTTGAAAAGGTGGCCGCTGCGTTTGCTCAGGATCAGAGTGTTCAACAGCGTCTGATCATTGAGGCGTTGCCGTCACGCGAGGACCGGCTACGTCGATCTGGGGTTGATTTTCGTACTCTGCCCATGGACCGGGTCGGCAAGTTTCTTTTTTATAATCATCATCTGAAGCGCGAGGTGCGCCGCTTTGCACCGGATTTGATCGTCACCTGGGTGAACCGGGCATCGCGCAAGTGTCCGCCAACTTCTGCCGTGGTTGTCGGTCGATTGGGGGGCTATTACGCGATTGAAAATTATCGCAAATGTGACCATCTGATCGTCAACACGCCGGACCTGGTGCGTCATGTTGTCAGTCATGGTTGGCCGCAGGATAACGTCAGTATGATTTCCAATTTCGGTGAACTGCCGCAAACTCTGGAAGTTCCCGAGTCTCTGCCGACGATTGCCGAGGGCCACCGGGTTCTGCTGACGTTGGGGCGTCTGCATGAGAAAAAAGCCCAGGATGTCCTGATCCGTGCTCTGCCGCAGATTCCCCAAACCACGTTGTTGATTGCCGGCAACGGTGAGCTGGAAGCATCCCTGCGCGAGCTGGCCGAATCGGTTGGGGTGACCTCACGGGTTCATTTTCTCGGTTTGCGCAAGGATATTCGTGCGTTATTTGAACTCGCCGATGTCTGCGTGTTTCCCTCTCGATTTGAACCCTTGGGCAATGTGGTTCTAGAGGCCTGGGCCACCCGGACACCGATTGTTGCCGCAGCCAGCCAGGGGCCCTCATGGCTGATTGAGCATGATCAAAATGGTTTGCTGTTTGAGGTGGACGCTGTCGACCAGTGTGCCGATCAGGTCAACCGTCTGCTGGCTGATCCGTCTTTGGCGGATCGCCTCGTGTCTGAGGGCTGGCAAAAATTTTCCGCGGAGTTCAGCATGGAGGTGATCATTGATCGCTACAAGACGTTGTTTGGTACGCTGGTCGAACGGGGTAAGTCATGA
- a CDS encoding YrbL family protein: MLLLGSQQPFARGGNRLCFVHPHNPQWCVKVRRPDFTLADYRRKKGFPRNLRPLSSFDDNLEESRVIETLRQRCGEDIHHHIYRCYGFTDTDFGRGLMTELLRDGDGRVSVSLKQDIWERGYPEETRQAVEALTSFWLHYLVPSRELLTHNVVVQRDTQGQIQRLVVIDGLGAPFAVPFYWLPKAIRRKKVAQRIERFHQRIEKFIHQCSEGRQPSAVGILRYRTLEPSHNNGVVTNDMTSPQDKV, translated from the coding sequence ATGTTGTTGCTCGGCAGTCAACAGCCTTTTGCCCGCGGTGGCAATCGGCTGTGTTTTGTCCATCCACACAACCCACAGTGGTGCGTCAAGGTGCGCCGGCCCGATTTTACCCTGGCCGATTATCGGCGTAAAAAAGGTTTTCCGCGCAACCTTCGCCCGTTGTCGTCCTTTGATGACAATCTGGAAGAATCCCGGGTCATCGAGACGCTGCGACAACGGTGCGGTGAGGACATCCATCACCATATTTACCGCTGTTACGGTTTTACCGACACGGATTTCGGTCGCGGCTTGATGACGGAACTGCTTCGTGACGGCGATGGGCGCGTCTCTGTTTCCCTGAAGCAAGATATCTGGGAGCGAGGCTATCCCGAAGAGACGCGGCAGGCGGTTGAAGCCTTGACATCCTTCTGGTTGCACTATCTGGTGCCGTCACGTGAACTGTTGACCCATAATGTCGTGGTGCAACGCGACACACAGGGGCAGATTCAGCGTCTGGTGGTCATTGACGGCCTTGGTGCCCCCTTCGCGGTCCCTTTTTACTGGCTTCCAAAAGCGATTCGGCGCAAGAAAGTTGCTCAACGGATTGAACGTTTTCATCAGCGAATTGAAAAATTTATTCACCAGTGCTCGGAGGGGCGTCAACCCAGTGCTGTCGGTATTCTGCGTTATCGCACTCTGGAACCTTCCCATAATAATGGCGTTGTTACGAACGACATGACCTCACCACAGGACAAGGTCTGA